A stretch of DNA from Vanacampus margaritifer isolate UIUO_Vmar chromosome 1, RoL_Vmar_1.0, whole genome shotgun sequence:
CTATTCAGGCACGTGCACGCGGGTGTTTGGTGCGAGCAGAGCTGCGCCGTGCACGGGTGGACTTTGAGGAGGTCGTGAAAGAGATAGATGGCACTTTGGCCCACTTGGGGTGGAGGGACGCCATCATCCCCACCCCCCACTTCACAGACACGGCAAGTCTATCTACCTGTAATAAAACCTGATTTATTCACCATCTTGCACCTTTCTCAtgccttcttcttctacttttttttaaccaggatGGCCCCCTACCCAGGAAAGATACAGGATCAGATGTCGCCGTCGACTCACAGAACCCAGCAGCAGGAGACGCAGATCCGTTGTCTGAAGTGAGAGGAGGAAGTCACTGTCTGCAAACGACAGAAGCGCAGAAAGACGGCTCGGGCTTGGGAGTTAAACAACAAACAAGGGGTTGTTTACAAAGCAGCCATGTTCTTGAGGCAGGTCAGAACCTGAGCTCTGATGAGATTCCGGACAGCACAATGGACTCCACTTCCGTCTGGAGTAGCATGGACAGTCTTCCTCTTAAAGGTACATTATTTGTCACTTGTAGAGGTggaaaaagtactcacactctgtCCTGTACGTAAAggggatttcaaaataaaatctttacaataatattttttatgtggccccacaaatctaaacaaaatccacccgttttaatccagctcagggggtggccattttgccacatctgACATCATAGTGCCTAAGgtatgtcacatgaccacactCCGAAAAccggtgagccgtgattggttagTTACCTCAGCCCTTAAGgcactgtaatgtcattttcagccgacaATTAAAAGCACATTCTCACCACACCTGCCGCGAGCCTCAACTGACAATGCCATAAATAATTTGTCTCCTCCAGGTCCGCAGCGGTACCGCTCGGCCCGGGAGGTGCCCGCTGCTCCGGAGGCCCTGCGTTGCCATCGAGACGCCCTGACCATGGAGCTGCTGTGGCTGCAGCAGGCCATTGACAGCAGGAAAAAGGTGAGCCGCTGATGTAGTATTTCCCTTCATTTAATCAGCGCTGGCGCTCCACCACGAGGCCGAACCTTGAGATTTACTTGGGTGACATTTATGGTGCCTCGGTAAGTCAGCcgcgttatttatttaatgaccACCAGTGGGCTTTTTTTCACACTAGTTTGAGTTTGTATTCACTGTTGTACTGTGGAACACAAATAATCCTTTGCAGGGAAGTCATTTTTGAAGAACAATTTaattgggaggaaaaaaaaagagagtgcaGATTAGTCGATGAATTACAATatgttaggatttttttttcactacaaTGAACATGCACCATTTGTGAGGGGTAGATATTCACAATTAACTGACACTTTTTTGCTTACCGagttaaattgtttgttttcctcTCTTTTATGTCCCCTGCAGTACTTGTCTTTGAAGGACAAACTGAGCATGTGCTGAAGTGGACCTTGCTGTGCTTTTCAATACACAGTTAAAGAATTgcctacacttttttttttttaagccaactAAATGGCTTAATTTatgttttgtgttgtatttgtttgtataatggatgaataaatatatattttcctacTGTGGTGCTTCTTTGTGTctactgttgttgttgctgtcacGTCCTGCTGTTTTATTGTGATGTAACATAATCTGTGGACAAAGACTTGCTTGGTGTATCAATAACATGCTCCAATTTCCTGTTTGGCCAACAGTGATTGAATTGCATTACAAAATGTTCACAATTAattctacacttttttttttttaaatagttttcaaAACTTTACAGTTGTTTTGTGTTAATTGCATTCATCTATGTTTTGCTCTCTGCTATTAATGCAAATGAATTTATCacatttgaaattcattttacaaataaaaaaaaaaagttttcgtaatattaaaaatattttcaaattatgtttttttagttttaattaattattttttatttgggtaTTAATGCATATTGATGAACTCGTGGAATAAAATCACATGAATATCATAACATGAAATTCACGTTGTTCTTTGCTGTTTTGATAATTGAACAATATCTCATTATGATTCAGTCATTATCATTTCAGTCAGTACCATAACATGGGAAACTatctgtgtatttattttaaagtaccctaatgtattaaaatgaaaataaattatcaatttatttaagaggggaaaaaagggtATATGAAGCTATACcctaattttcattttaatgactgaGGATGTTATGGCAGACAGACATAACAGATATTTTCatctacataaaaaaataaaaatcactttcATTCATTAATGTCATGTTGTAATTTTAATGTTCATAACTTGACGTagttattatgattttttttttttttttttttacacaacttcCATCTCATACAGCACCCTTTACCCCTAACCCACACATTACAATATTGTTGCAATTAAAGAAAATACGAGCAAACGTTATGATACTGGATCGGCCTCCTACACACGGGACCGACCATCCCCATCCACCTCGCACCCCACGCCCACTCTGTGTGTCCCTTTTGTTGCGGTTGCTGCCAGTGGTTTAGCCCGCGAAGCTACTAACTGCTGGCTGCGCCGCGCTGTCATAGCAACCAGGAAATACACAAGGTTGTCGACGCTTGtgttgtgtgcgcgcgcgcgtgtgtgtgttagtggAAGAAGAACGTGGCGCTCGTACCACCACCACACAGAGGGGATCCATTTAGTTTGTGGTGTGTATCCGCAGcgatttctgtagaaattgtgtgaatactgaCAAGCTGAAGATGAACTAAAAAGGATATGGGAATTTGGAGTCTGAATGAGCAAAACGGTTTgcagttggaatggtttgaattggtCAAGAAATGCGGAAGGTCAAGGTAAATAAATACTAGGCCGATGTAAAATCTCGAATCGAATAGTTATTGCTGATTGCATTGAATTTGGACTGGAAAAAAAttaggattttatttatttattttaatgttagtCTCAGGATAGTTTGAACTAAACATAAAAGGAGATggtaaatttgtttatttggtgattgattttattgttaaaagTGTAATTTGGCGAATGTGGAATAGGCCTGCTGTAGTTCCAAAGATGTTCTGAATAAGGTGAaaactttgaatttgaaattaaaagatgaggaactttttttttttaagactcctTCATTGggccgtttttgttttgttttttcatgaaaatgtgGGGAAAGTGGTCTTCTTTTTGGAATGTCCATTGGCGTAGAATGGTGAATACCGTTTTTGGGTGTAGAACTAGACAATGgcatttctgtagaaattgcatgtgaatgatgaaaaaaaatgaatcgaaATGCTGTGGAaataatactgaaatgttgaaAGTGAGACTTGGAATGGTTTGAGTCAGTCAACAAATCTGGAAggtaaatatatgaaataagtCTTAATTTAGGGATTTTATTTGGAAATTTGGGGCATAGGAATAGCTCCCAAGATGTGTTGAATATTTTCAAGATAGAATGATTTGAatctcaagaaatgtggaaagtGGCTAAATATGTCAAACATGTCTTCAATCTGGgaattttattgtgaaaagtgtgGAATTGGGGGCAATGTGGAAAATAGTATCTAATGTTGATATCAGAACTCTGAGTTTGGAATGGGAAAGATTTAAGTTTTCCTgtggaaaatgtggaattgtgAAATACATAGAAAACAATATCCAACATGTCCtggtttaaaatgaatgaatgatgattCTGAATACTGagaatgaataatgatgaacatttgaaattggaatggtttgaattggtGGAAAATTGAGGAAGTCGTAGACCAGCTAAAGATTTTTGGTGTATAACGTCATACAATATGTATGAATGTTTTTTCAGAATTCACATGATTAAGCACTAAGTACTgtgtacgtgtgtttgtgtgttgtatagcagcagtagtagtagagggtaccaagatggccgccaccacAGCCCTACCCCCGGTGAAGAGCGTGGTAGTATACAGGAATGGTGACCCGTTCTTTAGCGGCCGCCGGTTCGTGATCAACCAGCGGCAGGTGTCCACCATGGAGGCCTTCCTCAACGAGGTGACCCACAATATTGGGGCCCCGCTGGCCGTCAGGACCCTGTACACCCCCAGGCAGGGCCACAAGGTCGCCGACCTCCAGGATTTGCAGACAGGGGCCCAGTATGTTGCCGCTGGTTTTGAGAAGTTCAAGAAACTGGAGTAAGTAGCAGCCGAAGCTTTTGTGGTCTGATTAGggaggctgaaaaaaaaaaaccaactttGTTATTGTGCTTAAGTGGGTTTTTCTGGTATCTCTGCTTAACTTGAGTATTTATTAACAACATTTCCTTTgcaagcaacatttttttcagtcattagCTAATTTTTGGAAGCCAGTGCACTAATGTTAGCAAAGCTGTAGGAACAATGTTTTGATAGCATTAAAGTTGAGGCAAGGCTAGCTAGTTCTTTAACATCAACATAAAACATGTAACAGGATTTAGTTGTCGACATGCGGATGGACAAAtattgtatgttaaaaaaaaataaaaaattaaaagaaagaatTACTCTATCTGCTactttaatgctaacaaacaaactcCGTAGACAAACAGGCTAACAACTAGCATCTATATGTAGCTGTTGTTTTCCTTAACAACACTTGCACTGAAGGCaaaagtgtgacaaaaacagtttaagtcattttatttttatgtaatcccatttttgtgtaatattacaGTATAGCACAAtgctatttttctcattaactcattcactgccattgacggctatagacgttaaaaaaataatttgaactatttcttttagtttaacatttttttccacttttgctaacaagagtatgaaaacctagaacaaaaaaatattgtaaatttagaacaaattcatcgttagttaactagtgaagtcatgtgattaattacaaataaaaaatttaatcgactgacgcgcctaatttaaaaaaaaataaaaataaaaataaggggcatttaatcgtaactaatcgcatgataattttatatctgttataaatgtacaatttaaaaaattctaggttttcataaaaaaaattatgaaatggaaaataatgttaaactaatagaaatacttcacatgaatttttgacgtctatagtcgtcaatggcaatcaatgaatgagttaaaaaaaacacaggacattttgtacttttttcccttttactcAAGTACAGGAGTTAAATTTGTACTGAAGTcagaagtcttttttttaacccctgggcgttatttgaccattttttggctttttgttggttctgaccaagccatttcaaaataaaataacgcccaggggttaaacaaGCATCAGCATTATGACACTTCTGCTCATTTCTATTGatgagctttttgttgttgttgttgtttgtgctcTCATAATGCAGCTACGTCAACACGGGTGTGAAAAAGCAGCAGGCAGCACGTGAAGACACTCAGGTAGGGCCGGCTCATCTttcttattttaaacattttaaaccttTAAGGCCCACTGCTCAGTCCATTACTTATTTATCCAAGTAAGTCTAACTACAGGAATGCACCAGTGGACCTCCTACTAAGTCAACTAGGACAAAAATAGACCCAACAGCTCATACATGTTCACTTTGACTGCTGATTAATCCTGCCTTGGAGCATTTTGGATAAAATAGAATTGTGGATTTGATGTCCAGTGAGTAGCTATTCTCAGTTGTACGCACTTTATAAATGTTCAGGTGTGCAAAATGTTAGTGGTTTAAAAAAtcagttgtattttaaaaaaaaactaaaaaatttaaaaggtaAAATGGAGTTGTAAAATGTTTGCctattttcataataattggACAATTCTTATAAAATAATGACAGATTCTCATGAAACTACTACTTTTTCTTACTTTAATCGAGaaacattgcaatttttttctcatatatttAGTCTCTTTTCATCaattattcaacatttttcttccatttcgtgattagaattcattcattcaatcaaaaaaatgccccaaaaatgtgaaaaaaaggtctctattttgaaaacaattcCTTTGCATAGTTTTAGAATAATGCGTCATTTCCACGAAATAATAAAGAAGCTAGTGTTAATCTCCTTGGGGGAGGTAACAACAGAGGTCACAGGGGTAGCCATGTACTCTTGCTCACAAGTGCTCACTTTGTATTCGGCGCATCTGGTAAGATGTCGCTTTGTTTTCAGTCCAAACAGcgctacttcttcttcttcttagacGTGTACCCTGTGTGCACCCATGTCGGCTACGAGCGTTGCGGAGCGCTCGCATGCCTGCTGTTGTGGTTGCTGTGGAGCACCGCAGCAAGTGTGGCATCATGTGAAAGTTAAGCTTAACACATTATGGCCAGTGAGTTAATCAGTGCATGTCTGGGCAGGTCCTAAAAGCCGCTTTGTTTCCATCACGGGCACAGTAAATGTCACATTTGGGCTCAATTGGATTGAATTCAATTCATTTAATGAATGCTTAACATGCTTTATAGCTAATCACCTGTTCTTATGTAATATGGATGAATAAAGATAAAACTAGCACCCAAAAAACTGTTTGCAGTCACATTTCTTCTGGTCTGCCTAGcttggccactagggggcagtataataaatCCACTCAAGCTGCAATAATAGTAgtcattcttcacagaggataaagaacattTGCCTGTGTGTCTTACATCTGTCACTCACAATTTGAGGTCAATAGCCGTTGCGAAAAGTGTCAACACCAGAACTACAGATATATGCACGTTCGGAAATGCGCATTGAATGCACATTGTCATTCACAATTCTTGTACTGTGGATAATTTTCAAGTTGGTAAGTTAGGAACTTTTTATGTCGGATGTTTGCGGTTTACTGGCGATAAGTTTGTTTGGGGCTTTTCTTAAGGTGGTGGTTTAAGCTGGCTAATGTTGACGTTAGCTAGTTGTGTGGGCTAGCAAGTTGATTACAATTGAGCcgaaacaaaacacaagtagTAGTCTtgctaatgttttttgtttgtttgtttttttttgaaaaaaaagtcttgctaCTGCTAACACAACACACTGTGCCGTGGCGCATTCGGTGTTGCTTCATCGGACTTCAGAGCATATTTCCGAACGTGCCCGAAGACTGGACAAATAAGAGCAGTGTAGCAGTGTATCAGTCTGGCTTGGAGCTTTTCTTAAGATGGTGGTTTAAACTGGCTAATGTTGACGTTAGCTAGCTATGTGGGCTAGCAAGTTGATTACAACTGAGCcgaaacaaaacacaagtagTAGTcttgctaatgtttttttttttttttttaagtattgctACTGCTAACACAACACACTGTGCCGCGGCGCAATCGGTGTTGCTTCATCAGACTTCAGAGCGTATTTCCGAACGTGCCCGAAGACTGGACATGCCAGTGCAATGTAGCAGTTTAGCTTGGGACGTTTCTTAAGATAGTGGTTTAAACTGGCTAATGTTGACGTTAGCTAGCTGTGTGGGCTAGCAAGTTGATTACAATTGAGCcgaaacaaaacacaagttgTAGTCTTgctaatgccttttttttttttgttgagaaaaaaaagtcttgctaatgcattttttttgttttgagaaaaaaagtattgctaatgctaacacaacacACTGTGCCGTGGCGCGTTCGGTGTTGCTTCATCGGACTTCAGAGCGTATTTCCGAACGTGCCCGAAGACTGGACATGGCAGAGCACTGTAGCAGTTTAACTTGGGGCGTTTCTTAAGATTGTGGTTTAAACTAGCTAATGTTGACATTAGCTAGCTGTGTGGGCTAGCAAGTTGTAGTCTTgctaatgccttttttttttgttgagaaaaaaagtcttgctaatcagggatgtgatttgaccaaagtgaaattatctgaaaatttagccgggggtctgggggccgctggcacccagctaggtccagggcagtgccctggtggggggacaaggggggcgtagccccccggagctcatgggttttccgtgtttttaagtactttcaatgcactcacatgacaaagaaatagacaaaacaacagcataaattttcaatgtacattgaactatcccatataaaatggcagttttagtcaactcaaaatcagtcacattcaaaaacattggactgcctttgcttttaaaaactatcactgagaatatcatcatatctaactaatgtgattagtaatttaacacataaataatgttgaagagttcaaatttcatgaacaaataattgtatcatgaccaaatgaaaagtaactcatattagagcataccacaaatgtctttgttatagcagaagatgttatctgtcggagtcatatgcatacacaatgaactactaaaaaaaaaaaatcggatttttttttggggggggagataaaaaaagcggaattccgcgaattagcggaaaaatcacatccctgtgctaatgcattttttttgttttgagaaaaaaagtcttgctaatgctaacacaacacAATGTGCCGCGGCGCGTTTTGTGTTACCTAATCGGACTTCAGAGCGCATTTCCGAACGTGCCCGAAGACTGGACATGCCAGAGCACTGTAGCGGTCTAGCTAACCGACGTGCCTACATGGTAGCCATGTTGGGAGGAACAGCGTTTCCATTAAAGGCCACGCAGAGTAAATTGCTTGGAGAGTCAAATATTTTATGAGGTGTTAGTTGgtgtaaaatgtttgagaatCATCGTACTAGACTACCATGCTGACCAGCTTGATACACACAAAATTGTGTATCAAACTGTTGCGCTCGATGGAAACATTGCTTATTAGTGGATTGTCCcctgcaggcaaaaataatCCCGAGGCCCATCGTGTCAGCTAAATGGAGGAAGTTTGTTCCAATGCCCTGTATTATACAGTAAGACAAAACTCATCTGATCACATACAGTCACTCAAAGTACTTGCATGACGCATTTATGTCATATTCCAGCGTTTTCCGCAACGGGGACCTCCTGTGTCCACCCTTCCGATTTATCATACCTCGCAGCATGCAGCGGGACCTAGAGCAGATCCTTAGCCTGGTTACCGACAAGGTCAGCTTACGGACCGGCGCCGTGCGGaggtcagtaaaaaaaaaaacacaaaaaacaaacatgcaggaAATGTACCAATAACTGGACTGGATGTGACCGCTGCGTGACTCTGTCAGGTTGTGTTCTGTGGACGGGGTCACGGTGACCTCGGCGGGGGAGCTGGAGACCGGACGCTGCTACGTTGCCGTGGGAACCGAGAGGTTCAAGAAGCTTCCGTATGTGGAGCTGCTGGTGTCTAAAGCCACAGAGAGGTAATGAACTGTTATGTCAGAGGTGTAACAGTGGCTGATACTTGACGGCCTGATTTTCAAAAGCATGACATTTCAACTGATTTAATTGTAACTTATCAAGTTTCAGTTATTGTATGAAACAATCTATCCATTCattgaagaataaaaaaacaatcattataGTACTCATTTCCccaacccattaaaaaaaaattgacaaaaaatgcACCCCCATCTAAAAATACCAACAAAAAGCGCTGAAACTGTTATATTGTTCGGGACGGGGGACTCATGCCCAAGCCTTAATGTggctttaataaatatataatatacaactTTAATTCCTTCCGTGATCATGCTCACATTTCCATACTCTATTTTCTACTTTATATAAACAGAAAGATAACAGAATAAAATAGATTGTAAATAATCAAACAGTTTGTACATCATGATATAATGCTGCAATCCAATTCATACCTTCTGGTGTGCCCACCTTGGCCACCgggaggcagtataatacataatacagtcatgcagaaacaaagaagaataccactactactactactactactactactactactactactactactactactactactactactactgctactgcTACTATTGTTAAGTGACTCAGTAAATTGCTgtcatattagacatttttcaTTAAGTATATATTGCATCCATTTGACTGTTGTTATATTATCTGTCTCTGTGTTCtgttcaaatatccgttgcTTCTAAAACCACAACTATAGATGATAGCCATTAGCACGTCAATGGCCTTTTGTATTGTTTGCTAGCATTATGATAAGCAGACTTTTTCTCAGGCAAAGCTGTGTGGTTgtttaaaatactttaaaacTGCTGCTTATTGGGAAAGTGAGCAGAACAGAGTTCCTAATAAGAGCCAAATACCAATTCTGTAAATTCCTGCTATATACCtcttaatttcctttttttttttttaaatcccactttggatgtgttgttttgttcttttgacatttttttcccttctattTATAGGTATTACCCAGGAAAGAGACGGACACTGAGGAGAAACATGGTAAATATCAATTTGATGTGTCGACAGTGACTAACTCAGCACTCAGCAGCGTTCCccaaaacatgaaaacatgagCAGGTTTTCATTATGGCGGAAATGCAGCGAGCAGCATATCATGCACAGTGTTGACTAATACTATAGAACGCAAAAGTTATGATTATGCTTACAGTGAGGATTGTTGCTTATTTACCGTGTTTGTGAACAtcaattttggggaaaaactaaacaaaacttaGCATTCTAAACTTTAACCACAAAAAAGTACATTGTTACGAAAGTAactttctttcactttttttccatttgattgTACACATATTTTAACATTACAATAATTCTGTTTAATTGTATTGTTGTCATTAATTTTCACCACCCTCCATTTGATCCAAATATGGTTCCCTGTGCAATTAACTCGTTGACTGCcgaaaacgttaaataacgtttagtaaaatcctagggaggagtgccaaagacgttaaaagacgtttgtttcaaaacagaggtgaaactaaccattttctattgttgattactgaaaaacggaatacggtagaaacaaactttattagttcaccactagatggcgctaggatcactgaatgtccctttaattATGATTATGCCAATATATGATCTTTtctagctcattcactgccattgacggctattgacgtcaaaaattaatttgaactatttctattagtttacattttttccactattgttaacaagagtatgaaaaatgataattttttaaaattgtacatttagaacagatatcaaatttaatcgtgagttaactattgaagtcatgcgatttattacaattaaaaattatgagtgtcgggtgattaaaatcgtaattaactctttgactgccaaaaacgttaaataacgtttggtaaaatcctatggaggagtgccaaagacgttaaaagacgtttgtttcaaaacagaggtgaaactaaccattttctattgttgattactgaaaaacggaataaggtagaaacaaactttttttctgatgaaagatgagagtccaatctttcatttggtagtatgtgtgtttccatagtccaaacacatcattttctgtggaccttgaaagatcagtcaaaatgcttaaatcggctggcactggcgacaaccccgtttctgaaaacgtctggcagtcaaagagttaaggattaCTACTCCTAagaatttgtattttcttttgtaaagCAACTCGGCAAAAAGTCATTGTCAATCAGTCAGTgcgtttttgttatttttgttatagaacaggaaggaaggaagcggTCCAGGAGACCAATTTAGTGACTCGGCTCTGCTCAACTCTCCAGAGGTAAAGTCACATACGGGCTCGtctgtatataaatatagtaGGGATgcaggatttattttatttttttgccacccTCAATTTCTATCAATTTCAATGACTATCAGTCAGACGGGCGTAGGGTGAAGTCGACGGGTCATGACGCCGCTGCGCACTTGACAGACCTGAGAGCGGACGACACCTCTGTTCTCTTCAACAATCCCGTCGGGATTCACAAAACCAAAGGAACTCCGAGACCCCCCCACGGCAACGGACCCGGTCAGGACGCGGCATCACGCATACTCGCCGTTATTACTCCGCTAAAAATCTAAAAtcccgtttgttttttttgctgaagtCTATCGCGCCGTCTTCAAGCCGGGAgcacggaggaggaggaggaggagggaggaggtcAGAGGAGCTGAGGAGGTGCAAGAGGACGAGAATACAGCTACAGAATTTCCTGTTGATCAGGTTGACTATATATACTatttgattaggtacaccattTTTGACACAGCTAATTTATTGGCACTCATTAGATTATGTACTAAATAAATTGTccagtgagtgttttttttttttttttttactgtaaaattttattttattttaaagagggTGGCAGAAATAGTGGAGGACGAGGAGCTCAACAACACATATGACGCTGTTAATGGCACACTGACGGTACACGCGATAAGCACACGCACTttatataaaaacttttttttgcattaaaaggGCTctgaaaatgttgtatttttgccATCTTACAGTTGCTGCCATCCGAGCAAGATGAAGCAGAAAAGCCAGTGATAATAAAAAGCACAGAAGAGGAGTTTAACACTGAAAATTTGGTACACACACTTTTTGGGGACAAGCTTCCTGCATTGTGGGTCTAATGtgagtgttttgttttaaaggagCCTGAACTCAACAAGATGACTTTGAACACTCCCAATTCTCAGAGAGAAATTCAGGGAAATACTTTGGAGGAGAAGACTAATGTAACTGCATGTGGTACGCATACTaccaggctccctctagtggtacgtgaaagaatcactgctctagtacagttcagttgtattattACGTTCTAtacaattgaattgaatcattgtttttttcccgtaTA
This window harbors:
- the dcdc2b gene encoding doublecortin domain-containing protein 2B, whose translation is MSKTVCSWNGLNWSRNAEGQAAVVVEGTKMAATTALPPVKSVVVYRNGDPFFSGRRFVINQRQVSTMEAFLNEVTHNIGAPLAVRTLYTPRQGHKVADLQDLQTGAQYVAAGFEKFKKLDYVNTGVKKQQAAREDTQAKIIPRPIVSAKWRKFVPMPCIIHVFRNGDLLCPPFRFIIPRSMQRDLEQILSLVTDKVSLRTGAVRRLCSVDGVTVTSAGELETGRCYVAVGTERFKKLPYVELLVSKATERYYPGKRRTLRRNMNRKEGSGPGDQFSDSALLNSPESDGRRVKSTGHDAAAHLTDLRADDTSVLFNNPVGIHKTKGTPRPPHGNGPVYRAVFKPGARRRRRRREEVRGAEEVQEDENTATEFPVDQRVAEIVEDEELNNTYDAVNGTLTLLPSEQDEAEKPVIIKSTEEEFNTENLEPELNKMTLNTPNSQREIQGNTLEEKTNVTACGTHTTRLPLVVRERITALVQFSCIITFYTIELNHCFFPVYLNNVTWA
- the iqcc gene encoding IQ domain-containing protein C yields the protein MRDLTNTLVLLQARARGCLVRAELRRARVDFEEVVKEIDGTLAHLGWRDAIIPTPHFTDTDGPLPRKDTGSDVAVDSQNPAAGDADPLSEVRGGSHCLQTTEAQKDGSGLGVKQQTRGCLQSSHVLEAGQNLSSDEIPDSTMDSTSVWSSMDSLPLKGPQRYRSAREVPAAPEALRCHRDALTMELLWLQQAIDSRKKYLSLKDKLSMC